A genomic window from Indicator indicator isolate 239-I01 chromosome 10, UM_Iind_1.1, whole genome shotgun sequence includes:
- the TMEM125 gene encoding transmembrane protein 125, whose product MPELAELSSPRTPADANHIQRNILEEHVELWWFQEPKKSILCYGVAVVLILACGIGGIILLYSTSSRSGEWRLAVGTTLCLLALLVLLKQLLSSAIQDMNCIRSRDQIELLKSGGFSDCLVLLVSGVVLVVCGTVLTTLSTTTMQLSPARPLASMFTSGVVLLTAGSAILLCLLLYLLCTSCRPAAPRSLEAGEIRVFTISGRLAGRRLPPTSSMANLI is encoded by the coding sequence AtgccagagctggcagagctgagcagccccCGCACCCCAGCAGATGCAAACCACATCCAGAGGAACATCTTGGAGGAGCACGTGGAGCTCTGGTGGTTCCAGGAGCCCAAGAAGTCGATCCTGTGCTATggggtggctgtggtgctgatcCTGGCGTGCGGGATCGGGGGCATCATCTTGCTGTACAGCACTAGCAGCCGCTCTGGGGAGTGGCGGCTGGCAGTAGGCACCACACTCTGCCTCCTGGCCCTGCTTGTGCTactgaagcagctgctgagctctgcaatCCAGGACATGAACTGCATCCGCAGCCGGGATCAGATTGAACTGCTGAAGAGTGGGGGCTTCTCAGACTGCCTAGTGCTGCTGGTCAgtggtgtggtgctggtggtttGTGGCACTGTGCTCACCACCCTCTCCACCACAACCATGCAGCTCAGTCCTGCACGGCCGCTGGCTAGCATGTTCACCAGCGGGGTTGTGCTCCTGACTGCCGGCAGTGCCATCCTCCTCTGCTTGCTTCTCTACTTGCTCTGCACCTCCTGCCGCCCGGCAGCTCCTCGGAGCCTGGAAGCTGGTGAGATCCGTGTCTTCACCATCTCTGGCCGCCTTGCAGGCAGGCGGCTTCCTCCAACCTCCAGCATGGCCAACCTGATCTGA